The Brassica napus cultivar Da-Ae unplaced genomic scaffold, Da-Ae ScsIHWf_85;HRSCAF=153, whole genome shotgun sequence genome includes a region encoding these proteins:
- the LOC125606343 gene encoding uncharacterized protein LOC125606343 has translation MDSSRTLIVTRRSDPVKKNISSRRSLSSSPSFSSCSSSSLVFPGDSPLNSPITPLHLLGVPFSWEQLPGKPKDYSHRLNNHRGNRESSLILPLPPHRSTTFPVTGKNHKSNNSTKKNRFPVTEKDPFAAALLECSKGDDYDGNSSGSRKVLAKGSFSNRFGLVNLYGSCRRSCSVTESIVQLPGPEKAASYDHLLLPRRRR, from the coding sequence ATGGATTCTTCAAGAACCCTAATAGTAACCAGACGATCTGATCCGGTGAAGAAAAACATTTCATCCCGGAGATCTTTATCTTCTTCCCCATCCTTCTCCTCTTGCTCCTCTAGCTCCCTTGTGTTTCCAGGCGACTCTCCTTTAAATTCTCCGATCACtcctcttcatctccttggtgTTCCATTCTCATGGGAACAGCTTCCTGGAAAACCCAAAGACTACTCTCATAGACTCAATAACCACCGCGGAAATAGAGAATCTTCACTTATACTACCTCTCCCTCCTCACCGGAGTACCACCTTTCCGGTCACCGGTAAAAACCATAAATCTAATAACTCAACTAAGAAGAATAGGTTCCCGGTGACGGAGAAAGATCCCTTTGCGGCGGCGTTGTTAGAATGTTCCAAAGGTGACGACTACGATGGAAACTCGAGTGGATCAAGAAAGGTGTTGGCAAAGGGCAGCTTCAGCAACAGGTTTGGGTTAGTGAATCTCTACGGTTCTTGTCGAAGATCTTGTTCAGTTACAGAGTCCATTGTTCAGCTACCGGGACCGGAAAAAGCTGCTTCATATGATCATCTGCTTCTTCCACGCCGTCGCCGTTGA
- the LOC106432292 gene encoding uncharacterized protein LOC106432292 — MALNSESSEEFSFPLLASQDSSQTSGSDSPPLWKHSPEKTRRRYDDGRLIIGRYDDDGQRKSFSCVETRSLWNVNAEEKMDMLWEELNEEPPPPPPRSQSLRIDLGGDKRSSLFPDESSAVGCGMKLTKKRPSTKMKMSTNVMVLMRVLKKILVIRSSSQRSPAKTHPR, encoded by the coding sequence ATGGCTCTGAACAGTGAGTCTTCGGAAGAATTTAGTTTTCCATTGCTTGCTTCCCAAGATTCTTCCCAAACTTCCGGCTCCGATTCACCTCCATTGTGGAAACACTCGCCGGAGAAAACCCGCCGGAGATATGACGACGGGAGATTAATCATTGGAAGATACGATGATGACGGTCAGAGGAAGAGCTTCTCTTGTGTGGAAACGAGAAGTCTTTGGAACGTTAATGCAGAGGAGAAAATGGATATGTTGTGGGAAGAACTCAACGAAGaaccgccgccgccgccgccgagAAGCCAGAGTCTTAGGATCGATCTCGGCGGAGATAAGAGATCGTCTTTGTTTCCCGACGAGAGTTCCGCCGTGGGGTGCGGTATGAAGTTAACGAAGAAGAGACCGTCAACAAAGATGAAGATGAGTACGAACGTGATGGTGTTGATGAGGGTATTGAAGAAAATTCTTGTTATTCGGAGTTCGTCTCAGAGATCACCGGCGAAAACTCATCCACGGTGA
- the LOC125606340 gene encoding uncharacterized membrane protein At4g09580-like produces MLHSVMAPTRNLIRDEELGAISDDDDSPSGKRSKLDRFPLSRWELAVSLGVFLVFSSGLFCIYITMPAAEFGKLKLPRSISDLRSLKDNLANYANEYPAQFVLGYCATYIFMQTFMIPGTIFMSLLAGALFGVIKGVILVVFNATAGATCCFFLSKLIGRPLITWLWPDKLRFFQAEIGKRRDKLLNYMLFLRITPTLPNLFINLASPIVDVPFHVFFLATLVGLIPAAYITVRAGLAIGDLKSVKDLYDFKTLSVLFLIGFISILPTILKRKKIYE; encoded by the exons ATGTTGCATTCGGTGATGGCTCCGACACGGAACCTAATCAGAGACGAAGAGCTCGGAGCGATCTCAGACGACGACGATTCGCCATCTGGAAAACGATCTAAGCTCGATCGGTTCCCTCTCAGCCGATGGGAACTCGCGGTCTCTCTCGGCGTCTTCCTCGTCTTCTCCTCTGGTCTCTTCTGCATCTACATCACCATGCCTGCTGCTGAATTCGGCAAGCTCAAGCTCCCAAGAAGCATCTCTGATCTCCGCTCGCTCAA AGACAATCTAGCAAACTACGCGAATGAGTACCCGGCGCAGTTCGTTTTAGGGTACTGTGCCACCTACATTTTCATGCAGACGTTCATGATTCCAGGGACTATCTTCATGTCGCTTCTAGCTGGAGCTCTCTTCGGGGTTATCAAAGGTGTTATCTTGGTTGTTTTCAACGCAACAGCTGGAGCTACTTgttgtttctttctctctaagtTGATCGGCAGGCCGTTGATCACTTGGCTATGGCCTGACAAATTAAGATTCTTTCAGGCTGAG ATTGGTAAGCGTAGAGATAAGCTTCTGAACTATATGTTGTTTCTGAGGATAACACCAACACTGCCAAATCTGTTCATCAATTTGGCGTCTCCGATAGTTGATGTACCTTTTCATGTCTTCTTTTTGGCGACATTGGTCGGTCTCATTCCCGCAGCTTATATAACCGTCAGG GCTGGCCTTGCTATTGGAGATCTCAAATCGGTGAAGGATCTGTATGATTTCAAGACGTTGTCAGTGCTTTTCCTCATCGGTTTTATCTCCATACTTCCAACAATactgaaaagaaagaagatataTGAGTAA
- the LOC106432295 gene encoding ABC transporter G family member 25 has protein sequence MSGFGGVENLINVPDITACLPQDPREPRSLLPITLKFVDVCYRVKLHGDSSKIKKLLGLEHKPSDETRTTERTILSGVTGMVSPGEFMAVLGPSGSGKSTLLNAVAGRLHGPGLTGSILANDAKPTKQTLKRTGFVAQDDLLYPHLTVRETLIFVALLRLPRSLTREDKIKAAESVISELGLEKCENTVVGNTFIRGISGGERKRVSIAHEVLINPSLLVLDEPTSGLDATAALRLVQTLAGMAHGKGKTVVTSIHQPSSRAFQMFDTVLLLSEGRCLFYGKGRDAMAYFDSVGFSPAFPMNPADFLLDLANGVCQIDAATEREKPNVRQTLAVAYDTLLAPNVKTYIDATPSRENVRFLKTETNVRGIMSGFTTWFSQLCILLHRLIKERRHESFDALRVFQVVAASLLAGLMWWHSDFRDVHDRLGLLFFISIFWGVLPSFNAVFTFPQERAIFTRERASGMYTLSSYFMAHVIGSLSMELVLPAAFLTLTYWMVGLRPGLVPFLLTLSVLLLYVLASQGLGLALGAAIMDAKKASTIVTVTMLAFVLTGGFYVNKVPSGMVWMKYVSTTFYCYRLMIAVQYGNGEEILGMFGCELKRTEGAARTDGCRFMEEEVVGDIELWTSVTVLFFMFVGYRMLAYLALRRIKL, from the exons atgtcaGGTTTTGGCGGTGTTGAAAATCTAATCAACGTTCCAGATATAACAGCTTGTCTCCCTCAAGATCCTCGTGAGCCTCGCTCATTATTACCAATCACCCTCAAG TTCGTTGATGTATGTTACCGAGTGAAACTCCATGGCGACTCCAGTAAGATCAAGAAGTTATTGGGACTAGAGCACAAACCGTCCGATGAGACTAGAACGACGGAGAGGACGATACTTAGTGGAGTCACCGGAATGGTGTCACCCGGCGAGTTTATGGCCGTTCTTGGACCATCAGGAAGCGGTAAATCTACGTTGCTTAACGCCGTCGCAGGGAGACTCCATGGACCAGGCCTCACCGGAAGTATACTAGCCAACGACGCTAAACCAACGAAGCAGACGTTAAAACGAACCGGGTTCGTGGCCCAGGACGATCTACTCTACCCTCACTTAACCGTACGCGAAACCCTAATTTTCGTCGCCTTGCTCCGTCTCCCTCGGAGTCTAACCagagaagataaaataaaagcgGCAGAGTCGGTGATATCGGAGCTAGGGCTTGAGAAATGCGAGAACACAGTCGTGGGGAACACTTTCATTAGAGGGATCTCGGGTGGTGAGAGGAAACGTGTGAGCATAGCTCACGAGGTACTCATCAACCCGAGCCTTTTGGTTCTTGACGAGCCCACGTCGGGGCTTGACGCGACGGCGGCTCTCCGGTTGGTTCAGACGCTAGCCGGGATGGCTCATGGGAAAGGGAAGACGGTGGTGACGTCTATTCACCAGCCGTCGAGCCGTGCGTTTCAGATGTTTGATACTGTGCTGCTTTTGAGTGAAGGGAGGTGTTTGTTCTACGGTAAAGGACGTGACGCCATGGCTTACTTCGACTCCGTCGGATTCTCGCCGGCGTTTCCGATGAATCCGGCTGACTTCCTTCTCGATCTTGCTAACG GTGTTTGTCAGATTGACGCTGCAACGGAACGGGAAAAACCAAACGTGAGACAAACCTTGGCAGTTGCCTACGATACATTGCTAGCCCCAAACGTTAAAACCTACATAGACGCGACACCTTCACGAGAGAACGTGCGTTTtctgaaaacggagacaaacgTTCGTGGAATAATGTCTGGCTTCACAACATGGTTTAGCCAGCTTTGCATTCTCCTCCACAGGCTCATAAAAGAACGACGCCATGAATCCTTCGACGCACTTCGCGTTTTCCAAGTCGTCGCGGCTTCACTACTGGCGGGTCTCATGTGGTGGCATTCCGATTTTCGAGACGTACAT GACCGACTAGGACTACTCTTCTTCATATCCATTTTCTGGGGGGTACTTCCGTCATTTAACGCGGTTTTCACGTTTCCACAAGAGCGAGCAATTTTCACTCGAGAACGTGCGTCTGGTATGTACACACTCTCGTCTTACTTCATGGCTCACGTCATCGGATCACTCTCCATGGAACTGGTTCTTCCGGCAGCGTTCTTGACACTAACTTACTGGATGGTCGGTCTACGCCCAGGGCTAGTCCCTTTCCTCCTCACACTTTCTGTATTATTGCTATACGTTTTAGCTTCCCAGGGACTCGGACTTGCCTTAGGTGCAGCGATCATGGATGCTAAGAAAGCGTCCACGATCGTGACGGTGACCATGCTAGCGTTTGTTCTAACCGGCGGTTTCTACGTGAACAAAGTGCCATCTGGAATGGTGTGGATGAAATATGTTTCCACGACGTTTTATTGTTACCGTCTAATGATCGCAGTCCAGTATGGAAATGGTGAAGAGATATTGGGGATGTTTGGATGCGAATTAAAGAGAACGGAAGGAGCGGCTAGGACTGATGGGTGCCGATTTATGGAGGAGGAAGTGGTCGGAGATATTGAACTGTGGACCAGCGTTACcgttttgtttttcatgtttGTTGGTTATAGAATGTTAGCGTACTTGGCTTTAAGGCGtattaaactttaa